From the Nodularia sp. NIES-3585 genome, one window contains:
- a CDS encoding helix-turn-helix transcriptional regulator: MPIPSATNSHLIVAGFHALSDPIRIGVLEILRKREQCVCDLCDALGVNQSKLSFHLKTLKEAGLVNARQEGRWIYYSLNLPQFTILEAYLAEFSNNKVIASARLCCD, from the coding sequence ATGCCTATCCCCTCTGCTACCAATTCTCATTTAATTGTTGCTGGCTTTCACGCTCTTTCTGATCCAATCAGGATTGGCGTACTGGAAATATTACGAAAGCGAGAACAGTGTGTGTGTGACTTGTGCGATGCTTTGGGGGTAAATCAGTCAAAACTATCTTTTCACCTCAAAACTCTTAAAGAAGCTGGCTTAGTTAACGCCCGTCAAGAAGGACGCTGGATTTACTACAGTTTAAATTTGCCGCAATTTACTATTTTAGAAGCATATTTAGCCGAATTTAGCAATAATAAGGTCATTGCATCTGCGCGTCTGTGCTGCGATTAA
- the bioF gene encoding 8-amino-7-oxononanoate synthase, protein MSQDPYSWIEASLATIHKANWYRCVQTIDGRPGATVLLAGEEVINFASNDYLGLAGDERLIKAAIYATEKMGTGSTGSRLLSGHRELHRELEQAIASWKQTEDAVVFSSGYLANLGAIAALVGKRDLILSDQYNHSSLKNGAILSGAEFLEYPHCDMEVLKTQLSQQRQNYRRCLIITDSVFSMDGDLCPLPALLDIADEFSCMLLIDEAHSSAVLGKTGAGCVEYFQCPGKILIQIGTLSKALGSLGGYVAGSSNLIDYLRNRAPSWIYTTALSPADTAAALAAIEIVQQEPQRLVQLWRNVDYLKKLIAEQLPNVKLLPTESPILCLQLTSAADALRVGKQLKSQGIFAPAIRPPTVPTSRLRISVMATHEIAHIEKLISVLREIL, encoded by the coding sequence ATGTCTCAAGACCCTTATAGTTGGATAGAAGCATCTCTAGCAACTATTCATAAAGCTAACTGGTATCGCTGTGTACAGACAATCGATGGTCGCCCCGGTGCAACTGTGCTTTTGGCTGGGGAAGAGGTAATTAATTTTGCCAGTAATGATTATTTGGGATTGGCTGGGGATGAACGCTTGATTAAAGCGGCAATTTATGCTACTGAAAAAATGGGGACTGGTAGCACTGGTTCTCGATTACTCAGTGGACATCGGGAATTACATCGGGAGTTGGAACAGGCGATCGCTTCTTGGAAACAAACAGAAGATGCGGTAGTATTTAGTTCTGGGTATTTGGCAAATTTGGGTGCGATCGCGGCTTTGGTAGGTAAGCGTGATTTAATTTTATCTGACCAGTATAATCATTCCAGTCTGAAAAATGGGGCGATTCTCAGCGGTGCAGAATTCCTAGAATATCCCCACTGTGATATGGAAGTGTTAAAAACTCAATTGAGTCAGCAACGCCAAAACTACAGACGTTGTTTAATAATTACTGATAGCGTCTTCAGTATGGATGGTGATTTATGTCCATTACCAGCATTATTAGATATAGCAGATGAGTTTAGCTGTATGCTGCTCATAGATGAAGCACATAGTAGTGCAGTACTAGGAAAAACTGGTGCAGGATGCGTTGAATATTTTCAATGTCCAGGTAAAATCTTAATTCAAATTGGCACATTAAGTAAAGCCTTGGGCAGTTTAGGCGGCTATGTAGCGGGAAGTTCCAACCTAATAGATTATTTACGAAATCGTGCGCCCAGTTGGATTTACACCACAGCACTTTCACCAGCAGACACCGCCGCGGCTTTAGCCGCAATTGAGATCGTGCAACAAGAACCGCAACGACTTGTGCAACTATGGCGTAATGTGGATTATTTAAAAAAGTTAATTGCAGAACAATTACCCAATGTGAAATTATTACCCACAGAATCACCCATACTATGTTTACAGTTAACCAGTGCAGCAGATGCACTCAGAGTCGGTAAACAGCTTAAAAGTCAGGGCATTTTTGCCCCAGCTATTCGTCCCCCCACAGTCCCTACAAGTAGGTTGCGGATATCTGTGATGGCTACTCATGAAATAGCACATATTGAAAAATTGATATCAGTTCTCCGCGAGATTTTGTAG
- a CDS encoding IS701 family transposase, producing MELVSRTATSTVTVVDEYCNAYRDLFPEVRTFENFKHLHVGMLSDIKRKTLPEIAKAVGLHDAQPLQNFLTDSPWSVVVLQDRRLELTLKMLQGRSFKLVIDETGDKKKGKTTDYVARQYIGNLGKVDNGIVSVNAYGVLGDLTFPLIFLIYKPRKRLEEKGIYKTKPQLAVEIIETLLKYGFNFDLVLADSLYGESPTFIAVLDKHKKPYLLAIRSNHARFSVQEREAIYEVWQEFERVFSDKKTQKRYIQQITCGDSKLITYWRITNDPETLPKNQTWYVKTNLKSDMADQLGNLYGFRNWVEYAFKQGKNELGWADFRLTNYHQIERWWELIMSAYFLVSLQANARNESDSESLHEKSSPPISTEPENFSNHKWWDFNLGWKSTLNNLRLVIQPYVFWNLIKPWLIVFLNPNLQLGFQKLIEIMNQFQGYITVNSG from the coding sequence GTGGAATTGGTTTCAAGAACGGCTACCTCGACTGTCACAGTGGTAGATGAGTATTGCAATGCGTATAGAGACTTGTTTCCAGAAGTAAGGACATTTGAGAACTTCAAACATCTACACGTAGGAATGTTATCTGATATCAAACGTAAAACTTTACCAGAAATCGCCAAGGCAGTGGGCTTACATGACGCACAACCACTGCAAAACTTTTTGACGGATTCACCTTGGTCAGTAGTAGTTTTGCAAGATAGAAGATTAGAACTGACTCTGAAAATGTTGCAGGGACGTTCATTTAAGTTGGTAATTGATGAAACCGGGGATAAAAAGAAAGGTAAGACGACTGATTATGTAGCAAGACAATATATTGGAAACTTAGGGAAAGTGGATAATGGGATAGTTTCAGTAAATGCTTATGGAGTGTTGGGAGACTTGACTTTTCCGTTAATATTTCTAATATATAAACCAAGGAAGAGATTGGAAGAAAAGGGAATATATAAAACCAAGCCACAATTGGCAGTGGAAATAATTGAAACCCTGCTAAAATATGGATTTAATTTTGACTTGGTTTTAGCTGATAGTTTGTATGGTGAAAGTCCAACATTCATCGCAGTATTAGACAAGCATAAAAAACCTTATTTACTTGCTATAAGAAGTAATCATGCCAGATTTAGCGTACAGGAGAGAGAGGCTATATATGAGGTATGGCAGGAGTTTGAGCGTGTATTTAGTGATAAAAAGACTCAAAAAAGATATATACAACAAATCACTTGTGGTGATTCAAAGCTCATAACATATTGGCGAATCACTAATGACCCAGAGACTTTACCAAAAAATCAGACGTGGTATGTCAAAACAAACTTGAAAAGTGATATGGCTGACCAATTAGGAAACCTTTATGGATTTCGTAATTGGGTAGAGTATGCTTTTAAGCAAGGTAAAAATGAACTAGGATGGGCTGACTTTAGACTTACTAATTATCACCAGATAGAAAGATGGTGGGAACTAATTATGAGTGCTTATTTCTTAGTAAGTTTACAAGCCAACGCTAGAAATGAATCTGATAGTGAAAGCCTCCATGAAAAAAGTTCACCGCCAATATCAACAGAACCAGAGAATTTTAGCAATCATAAATGGTGGGATTTTAATTTGGGATGGAAATCCACTTTAAACAATTTAAGATTAGTTATTCAACCATACGTATTCTGGAATTTAATTAAACCTTGGTTAATTGTTTTTCTTAACCCTAATTTACAGTTAGGATTCCAGAAATTGATAGAGATAATGAATCAATTTCAAGGTTATATCACTGTGAATTCGGGGTAA
- the ruvA gene encoding Holliday junction branch migration protein RuvA, producing MISYLKGIVAGIQTIGGGRMMLTLEVNNLGYDLQVPQRLAKQLPESGGVTQIFTHLQIRDEVPFLYGFASPAERDLFRQLLTVSGIGTASAIALLDTLEVPDLVQAIIAANTQILIQAPGVGKKTAERICLELKTKLVEWRKSAGFFVATGGPAPGILEEVQMTLFALGYSADEVSHALHVVSEDIGLTKDAYVEDWIKQAIAHLSSSEEVTH from the coding sequence ATGATTAGCTATCTCAAAGGGATTGTCGCTGGTATTCAAACAATTGGCGGGGGTCGCATGATGTTGACTCTCGAAGTGAATAATTTGGGCTATGATTTGCAAGTTCCACAACGCTTGGCAAAACAATTGCCAGAGTCGGGCGGAGTTACACAAATTTTTACCCATCTGCAAATTCGCGATGAAGTGCCGTTTCTCTACGGCTTTGCTTCCCCCGCAGAACGGGATCTGTTCCGCCAATTGCTCACTGTCAGCGGTATTGGCACGGCTAGTGCGATCGCACTCTTGGACACTTTGGAAGTTCCAGATTTAGTCCAAGCCATTATCGCCGCCAATACCCAAATCTTAATTCAAGCCCCTGGTGTGGGCAAGAAGACCGCAGAGCGTATCTGTTTGGAATTGAAAACCAAGTTAGTCGAGTGGCGCAAATCAGCCGGGTTCTTCGTCGCTACAGGCGGTCCCGCACCAGGGATTTTAGAGGAAGTGCAAATGACTCTTTTTGCTTTGGGATATAGCGCCGATGAAGTTAGTCACGCCTTACACGTAGTCAGTGAAGATATTGGACTCACAAAAGACGCTTACGTGGAAGATTGGATTAAACAAGCGATCGCTCATCTTAGCAGCAGCGAAGAAGTGACTCATTAG
- a CDS encoding sucrose-phosphate phosphatase has translation MKPFLFVSDLDNTFVGDDNALAVLTQSLSQHRQAYGSKIVYATGRSPILYRELQKEKNLMEPDALVLSVGTEIYLDGKDTPDAGWSEILSSGWDSELVLKIAQSFPELELQPDSEQRAFKVSFFLKQEVAVNVLPQLEAELLKSKLNIKLIYSSGIDLDIVPLTSDKGQAMQFLRQKWSFAAEQTVVCGDSGNDIALFAVGEERGIIVGNARPELLKWHSEYPANYRYLAQAVCAGGILEGLKYFGFLE, from the coding sequence ATGAAACCATTTCTTTTTGTTTCCGACTTAGATAACACCTTCGTAGGTGATGACAACGCCTTAGCTGTGCTGACACAATCACTGAGTCAACATCGTCAAGCATACGGCTCTAAGATTGTTTATGCTACAGGGCGATCGCCTATACTTTACCGCGAACTCCAAAAAGAAAAAAATCTCATGGAACCGGATGCTTTGGTTCTGTCTGTGGGTACGGAAATTTATCTTGACGGTAAAGATACTCCCGATGCGGGTTGGTCAGAAATCCTCTCCTCTGGGTGGGATAGTGAATTGGTATTAAAAATCGCTCAGTCTTTTCCTGAGTTGGAACTGCAACCAGATTCCGAACAACGGGCTTTTAAAGTCAGTTTTTTCTTAAAGCAAGAGGTAGCAGTAAATGTCTTACCACAACTAGAGGCAGAGTTACTCAAATCTAAATTAAATATAAAATTAATCTATAGTAGCGGTATTGACCTTGACATTGTGCCTCTTACCAGCGATAAAGGTCAGGCAATGCAGTTTCTCCGTCAAAAGTGGAGCTTTGCAGCAGAACAAACAGTTGTCTGCGGTGATTCAGGTAATGATATTGCTTTATTCGCTGTGGGCGAGGAACGGGGAATCATAGTCGGGAATGCACGTCCAGAGTTACTTAAGTGGCACAGCGAGTATCCCGCTAACTATCGTTACCTGGCACAAGCTGTTTGTGCTGGTGGAATTCTCGAAGGTTTAAAGTACTTTGGTTTCTTAGAATGA
- a CDS encoding cytochrome P450, whose product MVRDVFELPAPPVNSIVGHLLELGQDPLGFLTRCRDYGDIVPLQFGLTPTCLVTHPQYVEQVLKNRRDFIKSRGSRALKSLLGEGLLTTEGESWFWQRRLIQPVFHQKRINKYGEVMVDYTNRMLQTWHDGETHDIHADMMQLTLQIIMKCIFSTEVDEGEAKVVANALDVAMQWFESKRRQNFLVWEWFPRPENIRYRHAVAQMDEAIYKLIQERRHSQEQTDDLLTMLMEAKDEETGQQMDDKLLRDEVATLMLAGHETTANALSWTWMLLAQNPDVRQKLELELNQVLQGKLPTLADLGQLVYTQQIIKESMRLYPPVSIQGREAAVDTQIGDYEIPQGTTIMMSQWVMHRHPQYFENPEAFQPERWTQEFEKQLPKGVYIPFGDGPRICIGKGFAQMEAALLLATIAQRFQIDLVPDYPIVPQPSITLRPENGLKVQLKQIALETSQDGKSQQVQTSF is encoded by the coding sequence ATGGTTCGCGATGTATTCGAGTTACCAGCGCCGCCAGTTAACTCTATTGTTGGACATCTACTTGAACTTGGACAAGACCCGTTAGGATTTCTCACTCGTTGTCGTGACTATGGTGATATTGTTCCCCTACAATTTGGGTTAACACCTACCTGTTTAGTGACTCATCCTCAATACGTAGAACAAGTTCTTAAAAATCGCCGGGATTTTATTAAAAGTCGAGGTTCCCGCGCTTTAAAAAGCTTATTAGGAGAGGGCTTATTAACCACAGAAGGAGAATCCTGGTTTTGGCAACGTCGCCTGATTCAACCAGTATTTCACCAAAAACGGATTAATAAATATGGCGAAGTCATGGTAGATTACACCAACCGAATGCTGCAAACTTGGCACGATGGTGAAACTCATGATATTCATGCAGATATGATGCAGTTGACGCTGCAAATAATTATGAAGTGCATCTTTAGCACTGAGGTGGATGAAGGGGAAGCCAAAGTTGTTGCTAATGCACTAGATGTAGCCATGCAGTGGTTTGAAAGTAAGCGGCGGCAGAATTTTTTGGTGTGGGAGTGGTTCCCAAGACCGGAAAACATCCGTTATCGTCATGCTGTTGCTCAAATGGATGAAGCTATTTACAAACTGATTCAAGAACGTCGCCACAGTCAGGAACAAACCGATGATTTGTTGACTATGCTTATGGAAGCAAAAGACGAAGAAACAGGTCAGCAGATGGATGATAAACTGCTCCGCGATGAAGTAGCGACCTTGATGTTAGCTGGGCATGAAACCACGGCAAATGCTTTATCCTGGACGTGGATGCTTTTGGCACAAAATCCCGACGTGCGGCAAAAATTAGAATTAGAGCTAAACCAAGTTTTGCAAGGAAAGTTACCCACACTCGCAGACCTGGGGCAATTAGTTTATACACAGCAAATTATCAAAGAATCAATGCGGTTATACCCTCCAGTATCTATACAGGGGCGGGAAGCAGCAGTTGATACCCAAATTGGCGATTATGAGATTCCTCAAGGTACGACAATCATGATGAGCCAGTGGGTAATGCATCGTCATCCCCAGTATTTTGAAAATCCCGAAGCTTTTCAACCAGAACGTTGGACGCAGGAGTTTGAAAAGCAATTGCCTAAAGGAGTATATATTCCCTTTGGGGATGGTCCCAGAATTTGTATTGGTAAAGGTTTTGCTCAAATGGAAGCGGCTTTGTTATTGGCAACGATCGCTCAAAGGTTCCAAATAGATTTAGTTCCAGATTATCCCATTGTGCCACAGCCTTCAATTACCTTGCGCCCAGAAAATGGACTGAAGGTGCAACTCAAGCAAATTGCGTTAGAGACTTCTCAGGACGGGAAAAGTCAACAAGTACAAACTTCTTTTTAG
- a CDS encoding mechanosensitive ion channel family protein, with product MLLSICTSFFAQLFNDNTVAERLLTDITVNKILKALISVFVAYGISATFQSFVNWLSERVARRFRLTIKQSVPFWKGLILIVTVVYLLNLFLNLSERNLLALTGTIAVGLGFAFKDYVSSIIAGVVTLFEAPYRVGDRIRIGEHYGEVIGYGLRGLRLQTPDDNVVTIPHNKTWTDAISNANSGELEAQVVTEFYLDHHVDCEKVIRLLYQAAYSSRYTQLKLPVVVVMAELPWCTKFKLKSYPMDARDEFIYQTDLMRRAKQAFAKHGISYPRFNQETPDMISENN from the coding sequence ATGCTTTTATCTATTTGTACTAGCTTTTTTGCTCAATTGTTCAATGATAATACAGTAGCCGAAAGACTCCTCACTGATATTACAGTCAACAAGATTCTCAAAGCTCTAATTAGCGTTTTTGTTGCCTACGGAATTTCTGCCACATTTCAATCTTTTGTCAATTGGCTATCAGAGCGAGTAGCGCGGCGGTTCCGACTCACAATTAAACAGTCAGTACCTTTTTGGAAAGGACTGATTTTGATTGTTACTGTAGTTTACCTACTTAACTTATTTCTGAATCTGTCTGAAAGAAATCTCCTCGCACTCACCGGCACAATTGCGGTGGGATTAGGATTTGCATTTAAAGACTATGTAAGTTCTATTATTGCTGGGGTTGTGACTTTATTTGAAGCACCTTATCGAGTCGGCGATCGCATTCGCATTGGCGAACATTACGGCGAGGTGATCGGTTACGGTTTACGTGGACTCAGATTGCAAACCCCTGATGATAATGTTGTCACTATTCCCCACAATAAAACTTGGACAGATGCTATTTCTAATGCTAATAGTGGTGAATTAGAAGCACAAGTAGTTACAGAATTCTATTTAGATCATCACGTTGATTGTGAAAAGGTAATCCGACTTTTATACCAAGCTGCTTACAGTAGTCGATATACCCAGTTAAAATTACCCGTTGTTGTCGTGATGGCAGAATTACCTTGGTGTACTAAATTCAAACTTAAGTCTTATCCAATGGATGCTAGGGATGAGTTTATTTATCAAACTGATTTAATGCGGCGAGCTAAACAAGCCTTTGCTAAACATGGTATCTCTTATCCCAGATTCAACCAGGAAACACCTGACATGATTTCTGAAAATAATTAA
- the xseB gene encoding exodeoxyribonuclease VII small subunit, whose translation MVKRKDDSRAGWSYEQKVLEIEEIIARIEAGELDLEAVFEQFSSAVESLRQCESFLQQRQQQANLLIETLTDD comes from the coding sequence ATGGTTAAGCGTAAGGATGATTCGAGGGCGGGTTGGAGTTATGAGCAGAAGGTGCTTGAGATAGAAGAAATTATTGCTCGCATTGAGGCGGGTGAGTTGGATTTGGAAGCGGTGTTTGAGCAGTTTTCTAGTGCTGTTGAGTCTTTGCGTCAGTGCGAAAGTTTTTTGCAGCAGCGACAGCAACAAGCCAATCTGTTAATTGAAACTTTGACCGATGACTAA
- the xseA gene encoding exodeoxyribonuclease VII large subunit, translating to MTFNSVIPDTALSVAGLTDYIRLLLEQDEQLRQVWVTGEVSSANNHRSGLFFTLQDPEGSAGIKCVVWKGQIPKLAQMPIAGEQLIIMGSIRVYPQRGEYQLSVWQAIPAGAGLQALRYQQLKNRLLAEGLFDTERKRPLPLHPQTIAVVTSPTAAAWGDIQKTLKQRYPGLQVLFSPATVQGEQAPDSIVKAINRVNRDGRAQVLILSRGGGAVEELACFNDERVVRAVATCSIPVITGIGHQRDESLVDLVADACVHTPTAAAETVVPSLTDLYFQHRQRILALGAAVGEFTVNSEDKLQGLRDRLRRLGLDKQVQQEIQQLSWKRQQLVQVTLGRSHQAQQRLELLREKLASLDPKAVLQRGYAVVRRENGAIARSASELAVGEDLLIQLGQGEVTVKVTENEPQRRRGHRELNG from the coding sequence ATGACTTTTAACTCTGTGATTCCCGATACAGCGCTTTCAGTAGCTGGATTAACTGACTATATCCGCTTGCTGTTAGAGCAAGATGAGCAATTACGCCAAGTTTGGGTAACTGGGGAAGTTTCCAGTGCTAATAATCATCGCAGTGGCTTATTTTTTACTCTGCAAGACCCAGAGGGGTCAGCCGGAATTAAGTGTGTGGTCTGGAAAGGCCAAATCCCGAAACTGGCTCAAATGCCAATCGCCGGCGAGCAGTTAATTATCATGGGTAGTATCCGAGTTTACCCGCAACGGGGAGAGTATCAATTATCTGTTTGGCAAGCTATACCTGCTGGTGCTGGTTTACAGGCGCTACGCTATCAACAATTAAAAAACCGCTTGCTGGCTGAGGGTTTATTTGATACAGAACGCAAACGTCCTCTACCTCTGCACCCTCAAACTATTGCTGTGGTAACATCACCCACTGCGGCGGCTTGGGGTGATATTCAAAAAACGCTGAAGCAAAGGTATCCAGGTTTACAGGTGTTATTTTCTCCGGCTACGGTGCAGGGTGAGCAAGCACCAGATTCTATAGTTAAGGCGATTAATCGCGTCAATCGTGATGGTCGCGCTCAGGTGCTGATTTTATCACGGGGTGGTGGTGCGGTTGAGGAATTGGCTTGCTTTAATGATGAACGGGTGGTGAGGGCTGTTGCTACTTGTTCTATCCCGGTAATTACTGGTATTGGTCATCAACGGGATGAGTCTTTGGTAGATTTGGTTGCTGATGCTTGTGTACATACACCGACGGCGGCGGCGGAAACTGTTGTGCCATCTCTTACAGATTTGTATTTTCAGCATCGCCAAAGGATACTGGCGCTGGGTGCGGCGGTAGGGGAATTTACGGTAAATTCTGAGGATAAATTACAAGGTTTACGCGATCGCTTGCGGCGTTTAGGATTAGACAAACAGGTACAGCAGGAGATACAGCAACTCAGTTGGAAAAGGCAACAATTGGTACAGGTGACTCTGGGGCGATCGCACCAAGCCCAGCAGCGTTTAGAATTATTACGGGAAAAGTTGGCTAGTCTTGACCCCAAGGCGGTTTTACAGCGTGGTTATGCTGTGGTGCGGCGGGAAAATGGGGCGATCGCTCGTTCGGCTTCTGAGTTGGCTGTGGGGGAAGATTTGTTGATTCAGTTGGGGCAGGGGGAGGTTACAGTGAAGGTGACGGAAAACGAACCACAGAGGCGCAGAGGACACAGAGAGTTGAATGGTTAA
- a CDS encoding TIGR03643 family protein, translated as MKLPELNSATIGRIIEMAWEDRTPFEAIEIQFGLSEKQVINLMRREMKESSFKMWRKRVTKRKTKHLHERNFIAGRFKSKNQKT; from the coding sequence ATGAAGTTACCCGAACTAAATTCTGCAACCATAGGTCGCATCATCGAAATGGCCTGGGAAGATAGAACACCTTTTGAAGCCATTGAAATTCAATTTGGCTTGTCAGAAAAACAGGTAATTAATCTCATGAGGCGAGAAATGAAAGAATCCAGCTTTAAAATGTGGCGCAAGCGAGTTACCAAACGCAAAACAAAACACCTACATGAGCGAAATTTTATTGCTGGTAGATTTAAGTCCAAAAATCAAAAAACCTAA
- a CDS encoding pentapeptide repeat-containing protein, translating into MKYWQLLASFVLATVLFLFPLSAQAASSSSITRSVGDEVEVKDYSGQDLVGSEFTNVILENTNFSNADFRGGVFNGSLLEGVNMHGVDFSNGIAYLTQFKGGDFTDAIFTNAMMLRSVFDDVDITGADFTNAILDGTQIKKLCTQASGVNSHTGVATRESLECR; encoded by the coding sequence ATGAAGTATTGGCAACTACTGGCTAGTTTTGTTTTAGCTACGGTTCTGTTTTTGTTTCCCCTATCGGCACAAGCTGCTAGTTCTTCCAGCATTACCCGTTCTGTGGGTGATGAAGTTGAGGTGAAGGATTACTCTGGTCAAGATTTGGTGGGATCTGAGTTTACCAATGTGATTTTAGAGAATACTAATTTTAGCAATGCTGATTTCCGTGGCGGCGTGTTTAACGGTTCGCTGTTGGAGGGAGTAAATATGCATGGTGTAGATTTTAGTAATGGTATCGCCTATTTGACACAGTTCAAGGGTGGGGATTTCACTGATGCTATATTCACTAACGCCATGATGTTACGTTCTGTTTTTGATGATGTTGACATCACAGGGGCTGATTTTACGAATGCTATTTTAGATGGGACGCAGATTAAAAAACTCTGCACTCAGGCTAGTGGGGTAAATTCTCACACTGGTGTGGCTACTCGCGAGTCTTTGGAATGTAGATAG
- the gcvT gene encoding glycine cleavage system aminomethyltransferase GcvT, translating into MANQQDITQALGRTPLYQLGAELKARFTSFGGWEMPVQFAGISKEHEAVRNSAGMFDISHMGKFTLQGKHLIDQLQRLVPSDLNRLQPGQAQYTVLLNPQGGIIDDIIIYDQGKDATGLQQAAIVVNASTTAKDKAWLLQELDLNQVQFQDLSPEKVLIAVQGPKAVKYLQPLVQSDLQPIKAFGHLQTTILGKPAFIARTGYTGEDGFEVMLDPDVGVELWQTLHQAGVTPCGLGARDTLRLEAAMALYGQDIDDTTTPLEAGLSWLVHLDTKGDFIGREVLAQQKTNGVQKRLIGLQMLGRNIARHGYPVASAGQVVGEITSGTLSPTLSYPVALAYVPTQLAKVGEQLSVEIRGKTYPAVVVKRPFYRSKNRLSS; encoded by the coding sequence GTGGCTAATCAACAAGACATCACCCAAGCCCTAGGGCGCACCCCCCTATATCAACTAGGTGCAGAACTCAAAGCCCGCTTTACCAGCTTTGGTGGTTGGGAAATGCCTGTACAATTTGCTGGTATTAGCAAAGAACACGAAGCCGTGAGAAACTCCGCTGGGATGTTCGATATTTCCCACATGGGCAAATTTACCCTCCAAGGTAAACACCTGATTGACCAACTTCAGCGTTTAGTGCCTTCAGACTTGAATCGATTGCAACCAGGTCAAGCGCAATACACCGTATTGTTAAATCCCCAAGGCGGAATTATTGACGACATCATTATCTATGATCAGGGTAAAGATGCCACTGGTTTACAACAGGCGGCAATTGTTGTCAATGCCTCAACCACTGCTAAAGATAAAGCCTGGTTATTGCAAGAACTTGACCTAAATCAGGTGCAATTCCAAGATTTGTCACCAGAAAAAGTTTTAATTGCCGTCCAAGGGCCAAAGGCAGTTAAATATCTCCAGCCCTTAGTACAGTCAGACTTACAACCAATCAAAGCCTTTGGTCACCTCCAAACCACAATACTGGGTAAACCTGCCTTTATTGCCCGCACAGGTTACACCGGCGAAGATGGTTTTGAGGTGATGCTAGATCCAGATGTGGGAGTAGAATTGTGGCAAACACTCCATCAAGCTGGCGTTACACCCTGCGGACTAGGTGCTAGAGATACCCTGCGACTAGAAGCAGCAATGGCACTTTATGGACAAGATATCGACGACACCACCACCCCCCTAGAAGCAGGTTTAAGTTGGCTGGTTCACCTCGATACTAAAGGTGATTTTATCGGGCGAGAAGTTTTAGCACAGCAAAAAACCAATGGAGTGCAGAAGCGTTTAATCGGCTTACAAATGTTAGGGCGTAATATTGCCCGTCATGGCTACCCAGTGGCCTCAGCAGGTCAAGTCGTGGGAGAAATTACCAGTGGAACATTATCGCCTACACTTAGCTATCCCGTAGCCTTAGCCTACGTTCCTACTCAGCTAGCAAAGGTTGGTGAACAGCTATCTGTAGAAATTCGTGGCAAAACTTATCCAGCAGTTGTAGTAAAACGTCCCTTTTATCGGTCAAAAAATCGTCTCAGTAGCTGA
- the gcvH gene encoding glycine cleavage system protein GcvH: MSIEYPQDLRYLDTHEYVRLDGEIGTIGITEFAINQIGDVVFLDLPDIGTLLTKGEEFGTIESVKSVESLNAPVTGTVVERNEPLIESLEEIADDPYGEAWFLKVRLNDPDEVLDGMTADEYRALVEGE, translated from the coding sequence ATGTCTATTGAATATCCGCAGGATTTAAGATACCTGGATACTCATGAATACGTGCGGCTAGATGGTGAAATTGGCACTATTGGTATTACTGAATTTGCCATAAATCAAATAGGTGATGTCGTATTTTTGGACTTACCAGACATAGGTACCCTGCTGACCAAGGGAGAAGAATTTGGCACTATTGAATCAGTGAAATCCGTTGAAAGCCTGAATGCACCAGTTACCGGCACAGTTGTAGAACGCAATGAACCTTTAATTGAATCTCTCGAAGAAATCGCAGATGACCCCTATGGGGAAGCTTGGTTCTTAAAAGTACGTCTCAATGATCCAGATGAAGTCCTGGATGGTATGACGGCGGATGAGTATCGCGCTTTGGTAGAAGGCGAGTAG